A single window of Candidatus Microthrix subdominans DNA harbors:
- a CDS encoding SDR family NAD(P)-dependent oxidoreductase — protein sequence MENLDGRVAVVTGAGSGIGRAISLALAERGCAMALVDVNQNGLDETAALVKTHATTHIADVSDPTRMSELPDEVVAAHGSCNILVNNAGVTAAGRFEADDLDLVRWITDINVWGVVHGCHYFLPTLRKADEAHIVNMSSMVAFVGLPQNAAYALSKGAVRSFTEALRGELAASTVGVTAVFPGSIRTNIMSAARGAESERLSTMASSRLAPLILRPPSTVAKGVVRGIEHNRARVVVGLDARLLDITARLVPGRTGLMGRVLDKLT from the coding sequence ATGGAGAATCTTGACGGTCGAGTAGCCGTGGTCACTGGAGCAGGCAGCGGGATCGGCCGGGCCATCAGCCTGGCCCTGGCCGAGCGGGGTTGTGCGATGGCGCTGGTGGACGTCAACCAGAACGGACTGGACGAGACCGCCGCGCTCGTCAAGACCCACGCCACGACACATATCGCCGATGTCTCCGACCCGACCCGCATGTCCGAGCTGCCCGACGAAGTGGTGGCCGCCCACGGCTCCTGCAACATCCTGGTGAACAACGCCGGGGTGACGGCGGCGGGCCGCTTCGAGGCCGACGACCTGGACCTCGTCCGCTGGATCACCGACATCAACGTGTGGGGCGTGGTGCACGGCTGCCACTACTTCCTGCCGACACTGCGCAAGGCCGACGAAGCCCACATCGTCAACATGTCGTCGATGGTGGCCTTCGTTGGGCTACCCCAGAATGCCGCCTACGCCCTCTCGAAAGGAGCGGTGCGCTCGTTCACCGAGGCACTTCGGGGAGAACTGGCAGCATCGACGGTTGGGGTGACGGCGGTGTTCCCCGGCTCGATCCGCACCAACATCATGTCTGCCGCCCGAGGCGCCGAGAGCGAGCGCCTCTCCACCATGGCCTCGTCACGCTTGGCCCCGCTGATCCTGCGTCCACCGAGCACCGTGGCCAAGGGAGTGGTGCGGGGCATCGAGCACAACCGGGCCCGCGTGGTGGTCGGCCTCGACGCCCGACTGCTGGACATCACCGCACGCCTCGTGCCCGGCCGCACCGGCCTGATGGGGCGCGTCCTCGACAAACTGACCTGA
- a CDS encoding FAD-dependent oxidoreductase: protein MPLRFVIIGGGPAGVAAATYSARLGAEVTVIERDVLGGAAQLWDCIPSKAMIATGATFNQVTEAGSMGVGVGDSVVHLDSVRDRIESITSSLVRTNWTLLESQHVNVIEGTGRLVDPHTVVATLADGSEETIEADAILVSTGSRPRIPDWAEPDGVRVLTTRHAYPPPELPEHLIVIGSGVTGVEFVHMFSSFGSEVTLIVSRQQVLPQKDPEVAAALETDFLGRGVHLMKGARAVGIDRGEDGSVTVRCDDGRSATGSHTLLAIGSIPNTENVGLVEAGVAMDGLWPKELDHHLRTNIPNIYLAGDVSGKLPLASVASMQGKKIAEHVMGLHIVEHRHLDYDKAASAIFTEPEIADVGLAEADAFAEGRKVRVTKVPFATTSKALINNDARGFVKIISDPATGVVLGGSIVGRHAAELISVLAVAVTAGLRVSDLADSLLVHPALAEALAEAAE, encoded by the coding sequence ATGCCCTTGCGTTTTGTGATCATCGGTGGTGGCCCGGCCGGCGTGGCCGCGGCGACCTATTCGGCCCGCCTCGGAGCTGAGGTGACCGTGATCGAGCGCGACGTGCTGGGCGGCGCCGCTCAGCTGTGGGACTGCATCCCATCCAAGGCGATGATCGCCACCGGCGCCACGTTCAATCAGGTGACCGAGGCCGGCTCGATGGGCGTTGGCGTGGGTGACTCGGTGGTGCATCTTGATTCGGTGCGCGACCGCATTGAGTCGATCACCAGCTCGCTGGTGAGAACCAACTGGACGCTGCTCGAGAGTCAGCATGTCAACGTGATCGAGGGCACCGGCCGCCTCGTCGACCCGCACACGGTGGTGGCCACGCTGGCCGACGGTTCGGAGGAGACGATCGAGGCCGACGCCATTCTGGTGTCCACCGGCAGCCGCCCGCGCATCCCGGACTGGGCCGAGCCCGACGGCGTGCGGGTGCTGACCACACGCCACGCTTACCCGCCGCCGGAACTGCCCGAGCACCTGATTGTGATCGGCTCGGGCGTCACCGGCGTGGAGTTCGTCCACATGTTCAGCTCGTTCGGTTCCGAAGTGACCCTGATCGTCAGCCGCCAGCAGGTGCTGCCGCAGAAGGATCCCGAGGTGGCGGCGGCGTTGGAGACGGACTTCCTCGGCCGGGGCGTTCACCTCATGAAGGGCGCCCGGGCCGTTGGTATCGATCGAGGCGAGGACGGGTCGGTCACCGTGCGCTGCGACGACGGGCGGTCGGCGACGGGCTCGCACACGTTGCTGGCGATCGGGTCGATCCCCAACACCGAGAACGTCGGCCTGGTCGAGGCCGGGGTGGCCATGGACGGCCTGTGGCCCAAGGAGCTCGACCACCACCTCCGTACCAACATCCCCAACATCTATCTGGCCGGCGACGTGTCGGGGAAGCTTCCGCTGGCCTCGGTGGCCTCGATGCAGGGCAAGAAGATCGCCGAGCACGTGATGGGCCTGCACATCGTTGAGCACCGTCATCTCGATTACGACAAGGCCGCTTCGGCGATCTTCACCGAACCCGAGATCGCCGACGTGGGCCTGGCTGAGGCCGATGCTTTCGCCGAGGGGCGCAAGGTGCGGGTGACCAAGGTCCCCTTCGCCACCACCTCCAAGGCGCTGATCAACAACGATGCCCGGGGCTTCGTCAAGATCATTTCGGATCCGGCGACCGGTGTCGTGCTGGGCGGATCGATCGTCGGCCGCCACGCCGCCGAGCTGATCTCGGTGCTGGCCGTCGCGGTCACCGCCGGGCTGCGGGTGTCGGACCTGGCCGACAGCCTGCTGGTGCACCCGGCCCTGGCCGAGGCGCTCGCCGAGGCCGCCGAGTAG
- a CDS encoding alkaline phosphatase family protein encodes MELEALDLATTDSAAEPDGRLTALATLERALTTPELADRMELALWSPAPDTYRAAAVDGSVLFRRVEDGGRWRFDELEVTGRNPLADQATDRFLGLDAERQHRFPDRVDNSYPYAYDGIAQFFDGAHAPDLLATHTGAHSIHDNVGQHGSLGAVQGRAPLILSGCGVRPLGTLDRATRMVNIAPTLAALLGVEPHPAGVGPTGRRRVDALLARQDGDSEVDVLSGETPDHLVVFLLDGCNANLLADAVASGEAPNIAALAAGGTTFGHGVFASLPTATLANHTTALTGAHPGHSGVINHAWYDRERDTEVNLLSFEQMFHSSSHVDPSIETLFSAVARSRPGAYTSASFEFCDTGASFSTFALVRDGVTSGLPELDDVTHLTDDPGLRSDQYDFMSTVDHLSVTHTINAWRQVDGNPLPTLSWCSLSLTDEAAHEVGPHHPAARAAVRDSDARVGDVIAAIDAAGVRERTAVVVLADHGMEQSDPAVSSGWASELEATGVPHRDVGGGLIYLT; translated from the coding sequence ATGGAGCTTGAAGCCCTCGACCTTGCGACCACCGATTCCGCCGCCGAACCGGACGGGCGGTTGACCGCACTCGCCACTCTGGAACGAGCGCTGACGACGCCCGAGTTGGCCGACCGGATGGAGCTGGCTCTCTGGTCCCCGGCCCCCGATACCTACCGGGCCGCAGCGGTCGATGGTTCGGTGTTGTTCCGCCGCGTCGAGGACGGCGGACGGTGGCGCTTCGACGAGCTGGAAGTCACCGGTCGCAACCCGCTGGCCGATCAGGCGACCGACCGCTTTCTCGGCCTCGACGCCGAGCGGCAACACCGCTTCCCCGACCGGGTCGACAACTCCTATCCCTACGCCTACGACGGGATCGCCCAGTTCTTCGATGGCGCCCACGCACCCGACCTTCTGGCCACCCACACCGGCGCCCACTCGATCCACGACAACGTCGGCCAACACGGCTCGCTCGGCGCCGTCCAGGGACGGGCACCGCTGATCCTGTCGGGTTGCGGCGTGCGACCGCTGGGCACACTCGACCGGGCGACCCGCATGGTGAACATCGCCCCGACCCTCGCCGCGCTGTTGGGGGTGGAGCCCCATCCCGCCGGCGTCGGCCCGACCGGCCGGCGACGGGTCGATGCCCTGCTGGCCCGCCAGGACGGCGACTCCGAAGTCGACGTGCTCAGCGGCGAGACCCCCGATCACCTGGTCGTCTTCCTGCTCGACGGCTGCAACGCCAACCTGCTCGCCGACGCGGTCGCCTCGGGCGAGGCCCCCAACATCGCCGCTCTGGCCGCCGGTGGCACCACGTTTGGCCACGGCGTGTTCGCCTCGTTGCCGACCGCCACCCTCGCCAACCACACCACAGCCCTCACCGGCGCCCACCCGGGCCACTCCGGCGTGATCAACCACGCCTGGTACGACCGTGAGAGGGACACCGAGGTGAACCTGTTGTCCTTCGAGCAGATGTTTCACTCGTCGAGCCACGTCGATCCGTCGATCGAGACGCTCTTCTCGGCGGTCGCCCGCAGCCGGCCGGGGGCCTACACCAGCGCCAGCTTCGAGTTCTGCGACACCGGGGCGAGCTTCTCAACCTTTGCCCTGGTGCGCGACGGCGTGACCTCCGGCCTGCCCGAACTCGACGACGTCACCCACCTCACCGACGACCCCGGCCTGCGCAGCGACCAGTACGACTTCATGTCGACGGTCGACCATCTGAGCGTCACCCACACGATCAACGCCTGGCGTCAGGTCGACGGCAACCCGCTGCCCACGCTCAGCTGGTGCAGCCTGTCGCTCACCGACGAAGCGGCCCACGAGGTTGGCCCCCATCACCCGGCCGCCCGGGCGGCAGTGCGTGACTCCGACGCCAGGGTGGGCGACGTGATCGCCGCCATCGACGCCGCAGGCGTCCGGGAGCGCACGGCAGTGGTGGTGCTCGCTGACCACGGCATGGAGCAGAGCGATCCGGCGGTGTCCAGCGGCTGGGCATCCGAGTTGGAGGCGACCGGCGTGCCCCACCGGGATGTCGGCGGCGGCCTCATCTACCTCACCTGA
- the rfbD gene encoding dTDP-4-dehydrorhamnose reductase, which translates to MRILLTGARGQLGTDIALRLSDRDEVLAVDLPEFDLTDRDTSLGMVTQFSPDVILHCAAFTAVDRCEAEPETAWRANALATRFLADGARRVGAHVVYISTDYVFDGTKAGPYLEWDRPNPQSVYGRSKLGGELEIDANWSVVRTSWVCGEHGHNMVKTLLSLGEGTKPLSFVDDQLGHPTFTSDLAGMAIKLGRERVPGTFHCTNQGAVSWYQFARTVFDLAGFDPERISPIMTTDLDPPRPAPRPANSVLDNFAWRHHGFVESRHYTEPLRELLAALQG; encoded by the coding sequence ATGCGCATTCTGCTTACCGGTGCCCGTGGACAGCTTGGAACCGATATCGCTCTGCGGCTGTCCGACCGCGACGAGGTGTTGGCGGTCGATCTGCCCGAGTTCGACCTGACCGACCGGGACACCTCGCTCGGGATGGTCACCCAGTTCTCGCCCGATGTGATCCTCCACTGTGCGGCGTTCACAGCTGTCGACCGGTGCGAGGCCGAGCCCGAGACGGCATGGCGGGCCAACGCCTTGGCCACCCGGTTTCTTGCCGACGGGGCCCGTCGGGTGGGCGCCCACGTCGTCTACATCTCGACCGACTACGTCTTCGACGGCACCAAGGCCGGCCCCTACCTCGAGTGGGATCGACCCAACCCCCAGTCGGTTTACGGCCGCTCCAAGCTGGGTGGCGAGCTGGAGATCGACGCCAACTGGAGCGTGGTGCGCACGTCGTGGGTGTGCGGCGAGCACGGCCACAACATGGTGAAGACGCTGCTGTCGCTGGGGGAGGGGACCAAGCCGCTGAGCTTCGTCGACGATCAGCTTGGCCACCCCACCTTCACGTCCGACCTGGCCGGCATGGCGATCAAGCTGGGCCGCGAGCGAGTGCCGGGCACGTTCCACTGCACCAACCAGGGTGCGGTCAGCTGGTACCAGTTCGCCCGCACCGTGTTCGACCTGGCCGGGTTCGACCCGGAGCGCATCAGCCCGATCATGACCACCGATCTCGACCCGCCCCGCCCGGCGCCCCGCCCGGCCAACTCGGTGCTCGACAACTTCGCCTGGCGCCATCACGGTTTCGTCGAGAGCCGCCACTACACCGAGCCGCTCCGCGAGCTTTTGGCTGCGCTTCAGGGCTGA
- a CDS encoding DUF2804 domain-containing protein, which translates to MSTTPTHERRLTDPVDLTRPAGSRLNPGGTHLNPDAVGWSSTPLHRANLRGNWGRNKRWDYWAVLAGDLVVSATYADIDYLGLADVWWADLVTGEHGGVNVVSPLGRGLEMPEHPGTTPLRLRHKDLDLTIDDAHNGTTTISARWTEADGLPAELEAHIALPEGHESLNVVIPWSEKRFQYTSKHQARPATGRLTVGGVTRVLEDGPRGAWGVLDVGRGRWPYSTRWNWGGGAGRASGDGPVVGLQIGAKWTEGTGLTENGVIIDGRLTKIGAELGWEYSWDNPMRPWRITDPSGHLELELTPRYDKHSRTNVGVLSTETHQVFGDWSGWVADDDGQRVDFDDLQGFAEESRSRW; encoded by the coding sequence ATGTCGACGACCCCAACGCACGAGCGGCGGCTGACCGATCCGGTCGATCTGACGAGGCCAGCCGGCTCCCGGCTGAACCCCGGCGGCACCCACCTGAACCCTGACGCCGTCGGGTGGTCCTCCACGCCGCTGCACCGAGCCAACCTTCGAGGCAACTGGGGTCGGAACAAGCGCTGGGACTATTGGGCGGTTCTGGCCGGCGACCTGGTTGTTTCGGCTACCTATGCCGACATCGACTACCTGGGCCTGGCCGATGTCTGGTGGGCCGACCTGGTCACCGGAGAGCACGGAGGCGTCAACGTCGTGTCGCCTCTGGGGCGCGGTTTGGAGATGCCCGAACACCCCGGCACGACGCCCCTCAGGCTGCGCCATAAGGACCTCGACCTGACGATCGACGACGCACACAACGGAACGACCACCATCTCCGCTCGCTGGACCGAGGCCGACGGGTTGCCGGCCGAGCTGGAAGCGCACATCGCATTGCCCGAGGGGCACGAGTCGCTCAACGTGGTGATTCCCTGGAGTGAGAAGCGCTTCCAATACACCTCGAAGCATCAGGCCCGGCCCGCCACCGGACGCCTCACCGTGGGGGGCGTGACGCGGGTTCTGGAGGATGGGCCCCGGGGTGCCTGGGGGGTGCTCGACGTCGGAAGAGGCCGCTGGCCCTACTCCACCCGTTGGAACTGGGGTGGCGGCGCCGGGCGGGCGAGTGGGGACGGGCCGGTGGTCGGCCTTCAGATCGGCGCCAAGTGGACCGAGGGCACCGGGCTGACCGAGAACGGCGTGATCATCGACGGCCGACTCACCAAGATCGGCGCCGAGCTCGGCTGGGAGTACTCGTGGGACAACCCGATGCGGCCGTGGAGGATCACAGATCCGAGCGGCCACCTCGAGCTGGAGCTGACGCCCCGCTACGACAAACACTCCCGCACCAACGTGGGGGTTCTGAGCACCGAGACCCACCAGGTGTTCGGGGACTGGTCCGGCTGGGTGGCCGACGATGACGGCCAACGCGTCGACTTCGACGACCTGCAGGGTTTCGCCGAGGAGTCCCGCTCCCGCTGGTAG
- a CDS encoding TetR family transcriptional regulator C-terminal domain-containing protein, whose translation MTIDGSSRASELARATAHHIQSNGYLVLEKGVSAERVADLLHMSRSAVHSSLIRLGKGGNDKGLLRNLAEHWLDPERTGATRELAAAMKASVLETPEVDPVRTIKAMCELYFADVATQPIAEVQLALWVGRNDPEVADQLRSIYRHLDDIVADLFDSLLSHWGRKMRPGFSTGTLAACMGALVEGLVVRRAVDPEAVTDDLFGVVLLGLFPTLTQDADEAPVPFQSAVSRYTRPTQSFEGSTIFEVRARALAELTQEIQRGGACRTISVATLAERMRMDEPHLELIIGSIEKLVAEELASAAQALMVLSDGEASGVSALTTITAGRSELVRFFLLCVNDPHPAPVVIDTLQALGGMLQPEAMPDDCDDRNLPGYLAETALRLACRGFSVERIQPVIDALAAC comes from the coding sequence ATGACCATCGACGGCTCCAGCCGGGCGTCCGAACTGGCCCGGGCAACCGCACATCACATCCAAAGCAACGGCTACCTCGTGCTCGAGAAGGGCGTCAGCGCCGAACGGGTCGCCGACCTGCTTCACATGTCGCGCAGCGCCGTCCACTCGTCGCTGATCAGGCTTGGGAAGGGCGGCAACGACAAGGGGCTGCTGCGAAACCTGGCGGAGCACTGGCTCGACCCCGAACGCACCGGCGCCACCCGTGAGCTGGCAGCAGCGATGAAGGCGAGCGTTCTCGAAACCCCGGAGGTCGATCCCGTCCGCACGATCAAGGCGATGTGCGAGCTGTACTTCGCCGACGTCGCCACCCAACCGATCGCCGAGGTGCAGTTGGCGCTGTGGGTGGGCCGCAACGACCCTGAGGTCGCCGACCAGCTGCGGTCGATCTATCGGCACCTCGACGACATCGTCGCCGACCTGTTTGACTCCCTCCTGTCCCACTGGGGGCGCAAGATGCGACCGGGCTTCTCAACCGGCACGCTGGCAGCTTGCATGGGCGCCCTCGTCGAGGGGCTGGTCGTGCGGCGCGCCGTCGACCCGGAAGCGGTCACCGACGACCTGTTCGGCGTTGTCCTGCTTGGCCTGTTTCCAACGTTGACCCAGGACGCCGACGAGGCACCGGTGCCGTTTCAGTCGGCGGTGTCGAGGTACACCCGGCCCACCCAGAGCTTCGAGGGGTCGACCATCTTCGAGGTTCGCGCCCGGGCACTCGCCGAGCTGACCCAGGAAATCCAGCGGGGAGGTGCCTGTCGCACGATCTCGGTGGCCACCCTCGCCGAACGGATGCGAATGGACGAGCCGCATCTGGAATTGATCATCGGCTCGATCGAGAAGCTGGTGGCCGAGGAACTGGCCTCGGCGGCGCAAGCCCTGATGGTCTTGAGCGACGGGGAGGCCTCCGGTGTCAGCGCGCTGACCACGATCACCGCCGGCCGGAGCGAGCTGGTTCGGTTCTTTCTGCTGTGTGTCAACGATCCGCATCCCGCTCCGGTGGTCATCGACACGCTCCAGGCGCTCGGGGGGATGCTGCAGCCCGAAGCGATGCCGGACGATTGCGATGACCGCAACCTTCCGGGATACCTGGCAGAGACGGCACTTCGCCTAGCCTGCCGCGGATTCTCGGTGGAACGGATCCAGCCGGTCATCGACGCACTCGCCGCCTGCTGA
- a CDS encoding SRPBCC family protein has protein sequence MSTYPSAPSGRVHSGPDGQRLIIERSFPAPIGDVWASLTEPDRVAHWYGSIEGELHPGSTIMVTMSAEDGAPAEPMQIIECEPPTRFLVETAGMGEPWRLELELAESDGITTMTFTHRLPDDLSAVDLGPGWEFYADRHHAAFHGNAMPDWDADRYQELLGNHYA, from the coding sequence ATGAGTACCTACCCGAGCGCACCCTCCGGCCGTGTCCATTCCGGCCCCGATGGACAGCGGCTGATCATCGAACGGAGCTTTCCAGCGCCGATCGGCGATGTTTGGGCCAGCCTCACCGAACCTGACCGCGTCGCCCATTGGTACGGCAGCATTGAGGGCGAGTTGCATCCGGGCAGCACCATCATGGTGACGATGAGCGCCGAGGACGGCGCTCCGGCCGAACCGATGCAGATCATCGAATGCGAGCCGCCCACGCGATTCCTGGTCGAGACCGCCGGCATGGGCGAGCCGTGGCGACTTGAGCTTGAACTCGCCGAATCCGACGGCATCACCACGATGACCTTTACCCACCGACTCCCCGACGACCTCAGCGCCGTGGACCTCGGGCCCGGTTGGGAGTTCTACGCCGATCGCCACCACGCAGCGTTCCACGGCAACGCCATGCCCGACTGGGACGCCGACCGCTACCAGGAACTCCTCGGCAACCACTACGCCTGA